The Castanea sativa cultivar Marrone di Chiusa Pesio chromosome 4, ASM4071231v1 sequence CAATGAAAAGATgtgctttttttctttccctgtCTTTCACCTCTCCTTTCTTAAATCAGTCTGTAAGAAATGATTTGAGGCTTTCAACCAACTAGAGTGAGAGGAGGTTGGCACCTCTCCTATGTCCCAAAGGGCCAAAAGAGCTGTCTTTTGGTTCATTGGTTCATATAATCAGTATGTCCTTGACTTCCCAGGAGCTCAATTTtggtgaaaaatgaaaagtactTTTGTAAAATTTACCCCACATATGATAAAGGATGGACCGCTAGAGGACCTTTAAAGCTTGTACAGGACCACTTGGGATGAATTCTGGACTGTGCTTTGACGCTAGTATGCACCACATGTCTCTTTTAAAGTACTAGTATTAGTGTATTTACACACGCAATGTCTTTAAAGCAAAGATAAAAGGTTCAATGTGAGAGAATTTCATTTGAAGATTAATCATTATTGCAAGTTCTGGGCATTGCTTTCGGTTTTGAGCTTTTCCATATAGTTCAAGTCTTAGCCCTATTCTCTTAGAGCATCTTTTTCATTTCAACcccatattattattaaaaaaaacccccCCATATTATTATCTCTAATGTTTGGGGTCCCATGTGTAGAAGTAGAACAAGATCAACATCATAGACACAATCTGTTGTGATGCTCTTAATATGAGATCCCATGTGTAGAAATAGAACAAGATCAACAGCATAGACACAATCTATTGTGATGCTCTTAATATCAGGTCTAAGGACacaaattctttaaaaaacacATAATAATTATTGACGTGACATATTATAATTGCTGCATAATAAAATAGTTACAGTGGTAAACTTGTTATTATTTACAATCttaacaaattatgaaaaatcatTATGAAAAAAATCTTTGTCAAACATTACTCATTGACAGGTTGAGTTTTGAATCATGATGTTTAGAGCAGTTTGACTTGGGTCCATCCATTTTGACCTGTACTGTAGAAACCTGAGCAGTAAGTGACATGCTGCCCATGCCAAAAGCCTTATCCTCTCACCTCAAAACTGCAAATAATGAAGGTTTCACGGATTAGACAGTGACTTATTACTGATTCAATATTAAAAGTCTAATTGTATGGCCCAAGTTATCAAAACAGAATAGTATGGGCAAATGAGATCTGCTGATATCACATTATAGACAGCCTGTCAAGTTATGGCAACTAGGAACCACAAATTCCAAGGACATGTATGGTAATTACCAATCTGTCCTACATTTGATTATGATTTCAATGATTGGATTATGTTTTTGggggaaattatattttactaacacaatatttttcaacaaattctataatttcaaaagttttagattAAAGAGTAAAGGTTAAGAGGGATACAAATTCAACCTATTGTTTAGTTTAGTTCAAATTGAATCTACtgcttttttaaaattgtactaTCAAGTTAAACCTCCAATCAAACTTACAAACCAAACCcccaaattaaatttaaaaaaaattaagatttgaaTTAATACAATCTTAAAAGTTTGGGATTCAATGTGATACtaacaaaatttattaagtTTCATATACTTATAGATTTGAGCTTTGAGGCACTAGAACTGTCTAATCACCTCGCATGCTCTCCACAGTGGTCGTTAAACAAACTTCCTAATGGAGATGAAGAGGATTACTAGAGGATCCAATTTAGGGGCAAGAATGCAGGATACAAATGTTCCCAAGAGTACAAacttacaaatttacaatacaTGGAACCATAATATTTGATGCCTCTTGAGATTCAATTTAGGAAGCctcaaaagcaaacaaaactTCACTATCTCTCTCATGTAATGTAACATCATATAGGCACATGCATGCACAGGCCAGGGAGCCTTGAGTAATCCGGTAAATATCATTTTCCAAATAAAACTCTCAAATCTAACttatagttataaaaaaaattaaaaaagaagaagaaggaactCTCAAagccattttggtatttttgaaaAGTTAGCCATGACCAAAGATTTAAACAATAGTACATATTACAGGCAAGAATAGAAAGAGAAGAGTAATGTTATGACTTAtgaatcaaaatttatatatttatccaCAATAATTTTCCTAACTTGTTAAGTAGTAAGTTAATAAATTGCAATTAAagtttgaatttcaatttgctCAACTAATAAAtcttttgttgtaaaaaaaaaaaaaatttaaggtttgAACCTTACCTACACCAAAGCAGATGAAATTCTATCGTATCTACAAttctacataaaaataataataataataataataataattacaattaaAGTAAAATCACTTTCACATTCACCTACCAATCACAACATGCCTCATCAATAACTATGAAGAGAGTTATAAAAATTGTTGTGTGACTAAGCTTTGTATCAGAAAATTCAACTTTATCCTAGACAAACTGTTAAAGGCTAGGACAAACAAACAAGCAAAGTAACTGCTTGACTACGTTTTTCAGTTGTCATTTTAACTGCTTCTATATAATGCACTAGCTTGTCACTTTGCTCTGTTCACTGCTCAATGAGAGTGAGAATTTACACTTGAAATGGTGCTACCAATGAAGACCCAGATGACTTActgctagagagagagagagagagagagagagagagcacgcaATCTCCAAGATATAGCACCATGTGGAAGCACTAAATGCATTAAAACCAACCACGTACCCCACCTCTCATATCACAAATTTTACATCAAAAAAGCATGGAGTTATTGTTAGTATTCCCTGGTTGTTGGCACTTTGCATTGTTCATTTAGTATAGGATCACTTCCACATATCATTTTCATGTATGTTCGTTATACATAATACATGTTTTCCTTCATGGGTTTTCTTTGCCTTCGTTGAAGCATTCAACATATATCTCATTTGATTAGTTTTGTTTATCAATCTGAAACTTCAGTATCTGTTTTCACCCTGTTTCTCCTTCATAAACTCTGCAAAACTTGCTCTTTGATTTTGGTTAGTACTGTGGAACTTGCTCAAGGATTCAACATTGACTAATTTAAAGGTAAAGTTGGCAGCTTCTCTATGTGTACTGCTTTAATGGATTTTCCTTTAAAAGCATGGAATAGATAAATTCTGAATATCAGCCGCCTCTGCTTGATATTTACAAGGTCAATCCCTGTTTCGCTGATAAATTTTTGCCTTGTTTTGTGCTATTAAATGACAGATATTGGTCCATGAAGCATTGACAAGAAAGAGAATTCAATGGGGTGGTGTTGCTTGTTTTTGCTTTTCTGTTTTACATGGAGTTTCTTTGTTCTTGGTACTTATCCATTACAGTCTTCTCAAACCCAAGTACTTCAGCAGCTTAGAAAGCACTTGGAGTACCCAAAGCAATTGGAGATTTGGAATAATCGTAGCATAGATTTTTGCTATTTATCTTCATTTCCACAAGTAAATATCACATGCCAAGACAACTTCGTCACAGAACTCAGAGTTGTAGGTGACAAGACTGCCAAAGTTAGTGGCTTTCATGGGTTTGCAATTCCAAAACAAACTTTATCAGAAAACTTCTCTTTAGATTCTTTTGTGGCCACCCTGGCAAGGCTAACCAATCTGAGAGTTCTCAGTTTGGTATCTTTGGGCATTTGGGGTCCACTTCCAGACAAAATTCATAGACTTTCTTCACTTGAATATCTGGATTTgagttcaaattttctttttggttcaGTTCCTCCTAAGATATCTACAATGTTGAAGCTTCAAACTCTTAAACTAGATGACAACTTTTTTAATGATACTGTCCCCAATTGGTTTGATTCATTGTCCAATCTGACAATTCTAAGCTTGAGGAACAACCAGTTGAAAGGTCAATTTCCATCTTCAATTCTAAGTACCACCACTCTCACTGATCTTATTATGTCTAGCAATGGCATGTCTGGGAAATTACCACATCTTAGTAGCTTAACTAGCTTACATGTGTTGGATTTGAGTGCCAACAAGTTAGATTCTGTGCTACCAAAAATGCCTAAAGGAGTGGTCATGGTTATCCTTAGCAACAACTCCTTCTGTGGTGAGATTCCTCAGCAATATGGCCAATTAAGTCAGCTTCGGCGCCTTGACTTGTCATTCAATGTACTTAGAGGCAAACCTCCTTCTGCAGTTTTCTCTTTGCCTAATATCAGTTTCTTGAATATAGCATCAAACATGTTAAGGGGGTCACTTCCGGACCATCTAAGCTGTGGAAGCAAACTTGAGTTCATTGATATatctaataataagttaatggGGGGATTGCCTTCTTGTTTTAGCACTAATTCAGAAAAGAGAACTGTTGAGGTTGATGGAAATTGCTTATCCTTTAATACAAGGCATCAGCATGTTGAATCATATTGTATGGAAGTCTACATGAAGAAACAATCCAAAGGCAAAAATGCAGGAATTTTAGCGGGCTTAATTATAGGAGTCTTCATACTTACGATGCTTCTGGCTTGTGGATTTCTCATTTTGTGGAGAATATATTGCCCTGTAGGGATATCAGAACAACATTTATTGCATAAAACAGTGCAAGATAGCTCTGCAGCTGGGTTCTCCTCTGAGCTTCTAGCAAGTGCAAGTAGGTCATCCTctaaagaaaatgtaaaattactcttttttttttctttttctttttttttttctctttgtaagGAAAACATTGCTAAAGTATGTATGAATTTGGAACAAAAATAGTGTTGTTAGGGTATGGGGACAACTGaatgtgatttttaaaactaacGAACGTAATTGTAACCACATTTTTCCTTGTTTAGGATTTGTTTCTGAAGCTGCAAAGTCAAGTCTTCCTGTTTGTCGGTCTTATAGTTTCGAAGAGTTAAAAGAAGCTACAAACAACTTTGATAATTCTGCCTTTATGGGAGAAGGCTCATATGGAAAGGTACTGTCTAAAACTTCTAATATGCTATAAAAGTATTTATGAAATGTAGgttaaataactaaatatcacAGTGgtcatcttttttttatcaaggcTTTAAATGGTAACAGGTTAAAGAAGGTGCATATTTAGACAGCTAAACCCCATGTCTTAAGATTTCAAGTACCCCTTTAATTGATGCACTCCAAGTCACAAAAGTCATGGTTATAGGGGATGAGACATTTGGTTCCTTATTATTCAGAAGAGAGTAAAGGTTGTCAGCCTTACAATTCGAATTATGTTCTAAGTAACTGTTACTGTAGCCTTAAAAGTTCATGGTGGcatacacaattttttgttgttgttgcttgtgTGAACAATTGCAATTGCATAGCCGCTTGTTTTTGGTTGCTAAGTGCCTTCTTCTGAGTTTTGGTAGTAACACCAAGGTACAAAGTTTATGCAGCCACATATGGCATATGACATATGTGACTCATTTGGTGGCATAAAAGGTAAAATTTAACCCCAAAAAATCATTCAGCGGGATACGCTTGGTTGTAGTAGTATTTAATGACATTATATGCCATAACTATTATGTATTTTGCTACTTCAAGCTAGATTGCCATTATATCAAGTTCATTGGAAGGACTTGAAATACATGAGCTTTTACTGTTAGGCTGCCATCTTAGTTGAGCACATTTTTCTCATTATGAAAGTTGAATGTGAGTGCTTTTACTCAACTTTCTAAGTTTTTATTTACATCATATCAGattctcttaatctctctctcctttgtcTTGCAGCTTTACAAAGGAAGATTAGAAAATGGGGCCCTAGTTGCTATTAGGTGTATGCCTTTGTCAAAGAAATATTCAATTCGAAATCTTAAACTTAGGTTGGACCTGCTTGCAAAGCTTCGTCACCCACATTTGGTATGCCTTTTGGGGCACTGTGTTGATGTTGGTGGAAGAGATGATTTCAGCACGAATAAAATCTTTCTTATATCTGAATATCTTCCCAGTGGGAGCTTTTGTACTCATCTTGCAGGTAATTTTTAAAGACTTAATAAGAAATGTTCCTGGAGGCAATAGGATGTCTAGGTTTATGCAATTTTATGCAGccctccttttttcttttttgtgtctgtgtgtgtgtgagttccAATACTTGATATCCAATATCAAACTTTTGGTACTTAAATTTTTAGGCAGAGCTGTTCAATTTGCAGCTTCACTTTTTATGCACAAATCCTTCAAATTAGTTTatgtttcttcttttaaaaatatttagcaatcaACCAGTGCAGGAAACAACTATCCTCACAGATAAAATTGCACTTGTTTTAACAAAAATAGGGGTTTTAAAATGAATAGAACATCAATGGGACTTGGTCTTCCCATTTTGTTTGCAGCACCATACAGTTGTGCATTACATTCTAAGTATGGCTGCTTTACATTTGTAGAGAATAGCTATGGAAAGGTTTTCAATTGGTCAGAAAGATTGGCAATTCTAATCAGTATTGCCAAGGCTGTGCATTTCCTCCATACTGGAATTATTCCTGGTTTCTTCCACAATCGACTGAAGACAAATAATATCCTGCTCAATGAGCATGGGATGGCAAAGTTGAGTGACTATGGATTGTCCATTATCTCAGAAGAAACTGACAAATGTGGGGTAGGgcttctaatttttatttattgattggCTTCCCACTAAATTCTTCATTGTTAGTGGTTATTGACTTGTGCCCTTCATTTTCAGGCAAAAGTAGAAGGCTATAAATCATGGTAAGGTTTTTATTAATCACTGCATTGTCTAGATGTCATATACtgatgtttttttaatttctaatgcaAATGGAAATGGAACTTCTTGGATGGGCTGGGGGAATTGACCATGAACAAATTCATCCAAGTGCTACCTAGAAATGTCTAGATATTAGTCTATCAAGATTTTAAATCAGATCACTTCTATTTACATTGAGCAGACAAATTTTTGatagtcttttatttatttggaaattCATGAATGCTATGAAATGTATCGTTGCTGCAAGTTTAGCACATTGATCGTTGTTGGTTTATATTGTAATGTCTTCAGGCAAATGAAAAACTTAGAGGATGATGTTTGTAGCTTTGGATTCATATTACTTGAGGCACTTGTTGGACCTTCAGTATGTGCTAGAAGAGACGCACTCTTGCTAAATGAAATAGTATGTGCTGCAAGTCTGatcaaatacaaaatatatatgtgcATTGTATATGAGAAACATTTTCCTGATACTAGATTCCTCATTATGCAGGCTTCTATTAACTCCCTGGATGGCCAGAAACGAATAATTGACCCAATTGTGCAAGCCACTTGCTCACAAGAATCATTATCAATTGTGCTTTCCATAATGAGCAAATGTATTTCTCTCGAATCATGTAGCCGTCCCTCTATTGAGGATGTACTTTGGAACTTACAGTATGCAGCTCAAATCCAGGGAACTGTTAGTGGTGATCATAGATTTGACACTGCATCGCCTCAATGATttttccctccctctctctctgcATGGAGCTGCTCCTCCATTTCATTGCTGATGTAGAAAGATGTAGCCAACTCTGAGGCTATGTAAACACGTAAGTGTGCCTCGATCTGGGCAGAGCTCATAGTAATTGTTTGTATTTAACTGTAATTGTAATATGATTGACAGAACTAGTAGCTATGCTAATTTAACGGTTTTCAGCAAGAATTACTAGTTCCAAATGAACGGTAGAGCTGCTTTCCTTGACAAACTTGTATATGAATTACAATATCTGTCTACTAGAATTGAAATAGTTTTCTGAGCAAAGTCACAATTATACAAGGGCAATCCATGTTGTGGTATAGTCCATTGAGGAAGAATGTGAACAACGTatatacatttttcttttgctagTGAAATAATATCCATCTTGTTAAAGGGAAAGCATATTTGTGGCACAAATCATTTAAGAAAATCAATCAGCCTCGAAACAGCTAGAAGTTTCTATTCCAAcacaaaaatggggagaaaacaGTCTTAAGTCATATTTTTCAACGAATGTAGAGGATTCTATATAAGAATTTACACAACTTTGTATATTTGACgtacacaattttttatataatataaacaattttgtacattgaacatacacaatttttcaaaaaatataca is a genomic window containing:
- the LOC142632093 gene encoding putative inactive leucine-rich repeat receptor-like protein kinase At3g03770, producing MGWCCLFLLFCFTWSFFVLGTYPLQSSQTQVLQQLRKHLEYPKQLEIWNNRSIDFCYLSSFPQVNITCQDNFVTELRVVGDKTAKVSGFHGFAIPKQTLSENFSLDSFVATLARLTNLRVLSLVSLGIWGPLPDKIHRLSSLEYLDLSSNFLFGSVPPKISTMLKLQTLKLDDNFFNDTVPNWFDSLSNLTILSLRNNQLKGQFPSSILSTTTLTDLIMSSNGMSGKLPHLSSLTSLHVLDLSANKLDSVLPKMPKGVVMVILSNNSFCGEIPQQYGQLSQLRRLDLSFNVLRGKPPSAVFSLPNISFLNIASNMLRGSLPDHLSCGSKLEFIDISNNKLMGGLPSCFSTNSEKRTVEVDGNCLSFNTRHQHVESYCMEVYMKKQSKGKNAGILAGLIIGVFILTMLLACGFLILWRIYCPVGISEQHLLHKTVQDSSAAGFSSELLASARFVSEAAKSSLPVCRSYSFEELKEATNNFDNSAFMGEGSYGKLYKGRLENGALVAIRCMPLSKKYSIRNLKLRLDLLAKLRHPHLVCLLGHCVDVGGRDDFSTNKIFLISEYLPSGSFCTHLAENSYGKVFNWSERLAILISIAKAVHFLHTGIIPGFFHNRLKTNNILLNEHGMAKLSDYGLSIISEETDKCGAKVEGYKSWQMKNLEDDVCSFGFILLEALVGPSVCARRDALLLNEIASINSLDGQKRIIDPIVQATCSQESLSIVLSIMSKCISLESCSRPSIEDVLWNLQYAAQIQGTVSGDHRFDTASPQ